A genomic segment from Panthera tigris isolate Pti1 chromosome A1, P.tigris_Pti1_mat1.1, whole genome shotgun sequence encodes:
- the ZNF131 gene encoding zinc finger protein 131 isoform X5 has protein sequence MKSHSTESFKCEICNKRYLRESAWKQHLNCYHLEEGGVSKKQRTGKKIHICQYCEKQFDHFGHFKEHLRKHTGEKPFECPNCHERFARNSTLKCHLTACQTGVGAKKGRKKLYECQVCNSVFNSWDQFKDHLVIHTGDKPNHCTLCDLWFMQGNELRRHLSDTHNISERLVTEEVLSVETRVQTEPVTSMTIIEQVGKVHVLPLLQVQVDSAQVTVEQVHPDLLQDSQVHDSHMSELPEQVQVSYLEVGRIQTEEGTEVHVEELHVERVNQMPVEVQTELLEADLEQVTPEIMNQEESETTQADAAEAAREDHEDAEGLETKTTVDSQAETAGSENRTPMPVLE, from the exons ATGAAATCACACTCCACTGAGAGTTTCAAGTGTGAAATATGCAATAAAAGGTATCTTCGGGAGAGCGCATGGAAACAGCACCTCAACTGTTACCACCTCGAAGAAGGTGGAGTCAGTAAGAAGCaaagaactgggaaaaaaattcacatatgtCAATACTGTGAAAAACAGTTTGACCACTTTGGACATTTTAAAGAGCATCTTCGAAAACATACAG GTGAAAAACCTTTTGAATGTCCAAATTGTCATGAAAGATTTGCTAGAAATAGCACCCTCAAATGTCACCTGACTGCGTGCCAAACTGGAGTGGGggcaaaaaagggaagaaagaagcttTATGAATGTCAG GTCTGTAACAGTGTGTTTAACAGCTGGGACCAGTTCAAAGATCATTTGGTAATACACACTGGTGATAAACCCAACCATTGTACTTTATGTGACTTGTGGTTTatgcaaggaaatgaattaaGGAGGCATCTCAGTGATACTCACAATATTTCAGAGCGTCTAGTAACTGAAGAAGTTCTTTCAGTAGAAACACGTGTGCAAACTGAACCTGTGACATCAATGACTATTATAGAACAAGTTGGGAAAGTGCATGTGTTACCATTGCTTCAGGTTCAAGTGGATTCAGCACAAGTGACTGTGGAACAGGTCCATCCAGATCTGCTCCAGGACAGCCAAGTGCATGATTCACATATGAGCGAGCTTCCAGAGCAGGTTCAGGTGAGTTATCTAGAAGTGGGTCGGATTCAGACTGAAGAAGGTACTGAAGTACATGTGGAGGAGCTGCACGTTGAACGGGTAAATCAGATGCCAGTGGAAGTACAAACTGAACTTCTAGAAGCTGACTTGGAACAAGTGACCCCTGAAATCATGAACCAGGAGGAGAGCGAGACCACCCAAGCAGATGCTGCTGAAGCTGCCAGAGAAGATCATGAAGATGCTGAGGGTTTAGAGACCAAAACAACAGTGGATTCCCAAGCTGAAACGGCAGGGAGTGAAAACAGAACACCTATGCCTGTTTTAGAGTGa
- the ZNF131 gene encoding zinc finger protein 131 isoform X4 produces MDTILRPTKLFWLLAEHMKSHSTESFKCEICNKRYLRESAWKQHLNCYHLEEGGVSKKQRTGKKIHICQYCEKQFDHFGHFKEHLRKHTGEKPFECPNCHERFARNSTLKCHLTACQTGVGAKKGRKKLYECQVCNSVFNSWDQFKDHLVIHTGDKPNHCTLCDLWFMQGNELRRHLSDTHNISERLVTEEVLSVETRVQTEPVTSMTIIEQVGKVHVLPLLQVQVDSAQVTVEQVHPDLLQDSQVHDSHMSELPEQVQVSYLEVGRIQTEEGTEVHVEELHVERVNQMPVEVQTELLEADLEQVTPEIMNQEESETTQADAAEAAREDHEDAEGLETKTTVDSQAETAGSENRTPMPVLE; encoded by the exons GAACACATGAAATCACACTCCACTGAGAGTTTCAAGTGTGAAATATGCAATAAAAGGTATCTTCGGGAGAGCGCATGGAAACAGCACCTCAACTGTTACCACCTCGAAGAAGGTGGAGTCAGTAAGAAGCaaagaactgggaaaaaaattcacatatgtCAATACTGTGAAAAACAGTTTGACCACTTTGGACATTTTAAAGAGCATCTTCGAAAACATACAG GTGAAAAACCTTTTGAATGTCCAAATTGTCATGAAAGATTTGCTAGAAATAGCACCCTCAAATGTCACCTGACTGCGTGCCAAACTGGAGTGGGggcaaaaaagggaagaaagaagcttTATGAATGTCAG GTCTGTAACAGTGTGTTTAACAGCTGGGACCAGTTCAAAGATCATTTGGTAATACACACTGGTGATAAACCCAACCATTGTACTTTATGTGACTTGTGGTTTatgcaaggaaatgaattaaGGAGGCATCTCAGTGATACTCACAATATTTCAGAGCGTCTAGTAACTGAAGAAGTTCTTTCAGTAGAAACACGTGTGCAAACTGAACCTGTGACATCAATGACTATTATAGAACAAGTTGGGAAAGTGCATGTGTTACCATTGCTTCAGGTTCAAGTGGATTCAGCACAAGTGACTGTGGAACAGGTCCATCCAGATCTGCTCCAGGACAGCCAAGTGCATGATTCACATATGAGCGAGCTTCCAGAGCAGGTTCAGGTGAGTTATCTAGAAGTGGGTCGGATTCAGACTGAAGAAGGTACTGAAGTACATGTGGAGGAGCTGCACGTTGAACGGGTAAATCAGATGCCAGTGGAAGTACAAACTGAACTTCTAGAAGCTGACTTGGAACAAGTGACCCCTGAAATCATGAACCAGGAGGAGAGCGAGACCACCCAAGCAGATGCTGCTGAAGCTGCCAGAGAAGATCATGAAGATGCTGAGGGTTTAGAGACCAAAACAACAGTGGATTCCCAAGCTGAAACGGCAGGGAGTGAAAACAGAACACCTATGCCTGTTTTAGAGTGa